The Rhodopseudomonas palustris genome window below encodes:
- the gpmI gene encoding 2,3-bisphosphoglycerate-independent phosphoglycerate mutase: MQSRRPVMLVILDGWGWREDPADNAVLQANTPTFDALWTGGPHAFLRTSGKSVGLPNGQMGNSEVGHLNIGAGRVVMQDLPRISDAIASGEIDRAPELLAFIEKLRASGGTCHLMGLVSPGGVHSLQDHAVALAKILAKAGIPTVLHAFTDGRDTPPKSAVDDIARLRADLPPSVPIATVSGRYYAMDRDNRWERVGKAYGVIAEADGPRFADADAVIAAGYASGVNDEFIVPAVVGDYQGIRDGDGVLCFNFRADRVREILAALLDPAFAGFPRKRVLKIAAAAGMTQYSNALDALMRTIFPPQSLVNGLGEVVAATGRHQLRMAETEKYPHVTYFLNGGEEVPYPGEDRIMVPSPKVATYDLQPEMSASELGDKAVQAIESGKYDLIVLNFANPDMVGHTGSLPAAIKAVETVDTQLGRIVAAIRASGGALLVTADHGNCEMMRDPVTGGPHTAHTTNPVPVLLVGHDGPLADGQLSDLAPTLLKLMDLPQPAEMTGTSLIG; encoded by the coding sequence ATGCAGTCCCGCCGTCCCGTCATGCTCGTGATCCTCGATGGTTGGGGATGGCGCGAGGACCCGGCAGACAATGCCGTGCTGCAGGCCAACACCCCCACCTTCGACGCGCTGTGGACGGGCGGCCCGCACGCCTTCCTGCGCACCTCCGGGAAATCGGTCGGGCTGCCGAACGGCCAGATGGGCAATTCCGAGGTCGGCCACCTCAATATCGGCGCCGGCCGGGTGGTGATGCAGGATCTGCCGCGGATCAGCGACGCCATCGCCAGCGGCGAGATCGATCGGGCGCCGGAATTGCTGGCCTTCATCGAGAAGCTGCGGGCCAGCGGCGGCACCTGCCATCTGATGGGCCTGGTGTCACCCGGCGGCGTGCATTCGCTGCAGGACCATGCCGTTGCGCTGGCGAAGATTCTGGCGAAAGCCGGAATCCCGACGGTGCTGCACGCTTTCACCGACGGCCGCGATACGCCGCCGAAATCTGCCGTCGACGACATCGCCCGGCTCCGCGCCGACCTGCCGCCGAGCGTGCCGATCGCCACCGTCAGCGGCCGCTATTATGCGATGGACCGCGACAACCGCTGGGAGCGCGTCGGCAAGGCCTACGGCGTGATCGCCGAGGCTGACGGACCGCGCTTCGCGGACGCGGATGCGGTGATCGCCGCCGGCTACGCCTCCGGCGTCAATGACGAGTTCATCGTTCCCGCCGTGGTCGGCGACTATCAGGGCATACGCGACGGCGACGGCGTGCTGTGCTTCAATTTCCGCGCCGATCGGGTGCGCGAAATCCTCGCCGCCCTGCTCGACCCGGCGTTCGCAGGCTTCCCGCGCAAGCGCGTGCTGAAGATCGCGGCCGCCGCCGGCATGACGCAATACAGCAACGCGCTGGATGCGCTGATGCGCACGATCTTTCCGCCGCAGAGCCTGGTGAACGGCCTCGGTGAGGTGGTCGCTGCCACCGGCCGGCATCAGTTGCGGATGGCGGAGACCGAGAAATATCCGCACGTCACCTACTTCCTCAACGGCGGCGAGGAAGTGCCGTATCCCGGCGAAGACCGCATCATGGTGCCCTCGCCCAAGGTGGCGACCTATGATCTTCAGCCGGAAATGTCCGCGTCTGAGCTGGGCGACAAGGCCGTGCAGGCGATCGAGTCCGGCAAATACGACCTGATCGTCCTCAACTTCGCCAATCCCGACATGGTCGGCCACACCGGCAGCCTGCCGGCGGCGATCAAAGCGGTCGAGACGGTCGACACCCAGCTCGGCCGCATCGTCGCGGCGATCCGCGCGTCCGGCGGCGCGCTGCTGGTCACCGCCGATCACGGCAATTGCGAGATGATGCGCGATCCGGTCACCGGCGGCCCGCACACCGCGCACACCACGAATCCGGTGCCGGTGCTGCTGGTCGGCCACGACGGCCCGCTGGCGGACGGCCAGTTGTCCGATCTCGCCCCGACGCTGCTGAAGCTGATGGACCTGCCGCAGCCGGCGGAGATGACCGGCACATCGCTGATCGGCTAA
- the dapB gene encoding 4-hydroxy-tetrahydrodipicolinate reductase, protein MSDMRLIVAGAGGRMGRALTRAISETKGVVLTGALEAPGSELLGQDAGVLAGLPANGVMLSADLWKLSADADGILDFTVPGATIANVAIAAQRGIVHVIGTTGLSSSDNAVIQSVTRQAIVVKSGNMSLGVNLLAALTKRVAQSLGDNFDIEIVEMHHRAKIDAPSGTALLLGEAAAAGRQVDLDSHSARGRDGLTGARKSGDIGFASLRGGTVTGDHSVIFAGPYERIELTHKAEDRMIFAHGALKAAQWAHGQKPGLYSMMDVLGLAEF, encoded by the coding sequence ATGTCCGATATGCGCCTGATCGTTGCCGGGGCCGGTGGCCGGATGGGCCGCGCGCTGACGCGCGCCATTTCCGAAACAAAAGGCGTCGTGCTCACTGGCGCGCTGGAAGCGCCCGGCTCGGAACTGCTGGGTCAGGACGCCGGCGTGCTCGCAGGTCTGCCGGCCAATGGCGTCATGCTGTCCGCCGACCTGTGGAAGCTGTCCGCCGACGCCGACGGCATTCTCGATTTCACCGTGCCGGGCGCGACCATCGCCAATGTGGCGATCGCCGCGCAACGCGGCATCGTCCATGTGATCGGCACCACCGGCCTGTCGTCGTCCGACAATGCGGTGATCCAGAGCGTCACCCGGCAGGCGATCGTGGTGAAGTCCGGCAATATGAGCCTCGGCGTCAATCTGTTGGCGGCGCTGACCAAGCGTGTGGCGCAGTCGCTCGGCGACAATTTCGACATCGAGATCGTCGAAATGCATCACCGCGCCAAGATCGATGCGCCGTCCGGCACCGCGCTGCTGCTCGGCGAAGCCGCCGCGGCCGGCCGCCAGGTCGATCTCGACAGCCATTCGGCGCGCGGCCGCGACGGCCTCACCGGCGCGCGCAAGTCCGGCGACATCGGCTTCGCGTCCTTGCGCGGCGGCACCGTCACCGGCGACCACAGCGTGATCTTCGCCGGGCCTTACGAGCGGATCGAGCTCACCCATAAGGCCGAGGACCGCATGATCTTCGCCCATGGCGCGCTGAAGGCGGCGCAATGGGCGCACGGCCAGAAGCCTGGGCTGTATTCGATGATGGACGTGCTCGGGCTCGCGGAGTTCTGA
- a CDS encoding DUF1330 domain-containing protein, protein MAKGYWVARIDVHDLDSYKRDYVAHNGAVFAKYGAKFLTRGGTYEAHEGPSRSRNVVIEFEDYATALACYHSPEYQALIKARAPYAQGEIVIVEGYDGPQPQG, encoded by the coding sequence ATGGCCAAGGGCTATTGGGTCGCACGGATCGATGTGCACGATCTCGACAGCTACAAGCGCGACTATGTCGCCCACAACGGCGCGGTGTTCGCCAAATACGGCGCGAAGTTTCTCACGCGCGGCGGCACCTACGAGGCGCACGAAGGCCCGTCGCGCTCGCGCAACGTCGTGATCGAGTTCGAGGACTACGCCACCGCGCTCGCCTGCTATCACTCGCCCGAGTATCAGGCGCTGATCAAGGCCCGCGCGCCCTATGCGCAGGGCGAGATCGTCATCGTCGAGGGTTATGACGGGCCGCAGCCGCAGGGCTGA
- the pyrF gene encoding orotidine-5'-phosphate decarboxylase, with amino-acid sequence MAQADPADRDRLIVALDVPGVDAATAMIEKLGDSVGFYKIGYQLAYAGGLALVPKLVDAGKKVFVDLKLHDIGNTVARGVESLSSLGATFLTVHAYPQTMRAAVEARGASGLKILAVTVLTSYDDRDLADAGYALGVRDLVEARARQALAIGVDGLVCSPEEAAHLRGIIGTKMALVTPGIRPAGAAAGDQKRIMTPARAIAAGASHLVVGRPVMDAADPKQAADAIVAEIAQAK; translated from the coding sequence ATGGCGCAAGCCGACCCCGCCGATCGCGACCGGCTGATCGTTGCATTGGACGTGCCCGGCGTCGACGCCGCCACCGCGATGATCGAGAAGCTCGGCGACAGCGTCGGCTTCTACAAGATCGGTTATCAGCTCGCTTATGCCGGCGGGCTCGCGCTGGTGCCGAAGCTCGTCGATGCCGGCAAGAAGGTGTTCGTCGATCTCAAGCTGCACGACATCGGCAACACCGTGGCGCGCGGCGTCGAGAGTCTGAGCTCGCTCGGCGCCACCTTCCTCACCGTGCATGCCTATCCGCAAACGATGAGAGCCGCGGTCGAGGCGCGCGGCGCGTCGGGGCTGAAGATCCTCGCCGTCACCGTGCTGACCTCCTATGACGATCGCGATCTCGCCGACGCCGGCTACGCGCTCGGCGTGCGCGACCTGGTCGAGGCGCGCGCGCGGCAGGCGCTGGCGATCGGCGTCGACGGCCTGGTGTGCTCGCCCGAGGAAGCGGCTCATCTGCGCGGCATCATCGGGACGAAGATGGCGCTGGTGACGCCGGGGATCAGGCCCGCCGGCGCGGCCGCGGGTGACCAGAAGCGGATCATGACCCCGGCGCGGGCGATCGCCGCCGGCGCCAGTCATCTGGTGGTCGGCCGCCCGGTGATGGACGCCGCGGACCCGAAGCAGGCGGCGGATGCGATCGTCGCCGAGATCGCGCAAGCGAAATAA
- a CDS encoding NAD(P)H-dependent oxidoreductase, whose product MSAVKILVIPGSLRTGSHNVRLAAAAMHEFARADVDVTRLSLADFPLPIYDGDFEAKSGVPVNAINLKRMIGAHHGVLIVSPEYNSAPPALLKNAIDWVSRVQDPHETQGQVFRERVFALASASEGKLGGARCLAALRLILSGCRAPVIPNQLALSFAHQAYDDSDRLKLPADAAALQAMVRQLIDFAQQMMR is encoded by the coding sequence ATGTCAGCGGTGAAGATTCTCGTCATTCCCGGCTCGCTGCGAACCGGCTCGCACAATGTGCGGCTGGCCGCCGCCGCCATGCATGAATTCGCCCGCGCCGACGTCGACGTCACCCGGCTGTCGCTCGCCGATTTTCCGCTGCCGATTTACGATGGCGACTTCGAAGCCAAGTCCGGCGTGCCGGTCAACGCCATCAATCTGAAGCGGATGATCGGTGCGCATCACGGCGTGCTGATCGTCAGCCCGGAATACAATTCGGCGCCACCGGCGCTGCTGAAGAACGCGATCGACTGGGTATCGCGGGTCCAGGACCCGCACGAGACCCAAGGTCAGGTGTTTCGCGAGCGCGTCTTCGCTCTCGCCTCGGCCTCCGAAGGCAAGCTCGGCGGCGCGCGCTGCCTCGCCGCGTTGCGCCTGATCCTGTCCGGCTGCCGCGCGCCGGTGATTCCCAATCAGCTCGCGCTGTCGTTCGCCCATCAGGCCTATGACGACAGCGACCGGCTGAAACTCCCCGCCGACGCCGCCGCGCTGCAGGCGATGGTCCGGCAATTGATCGACTTCGCCCAACAGATGATGAGGTAA
- a CDS encoding class I SAM-dependent methyltransferase produces the protein MALQSTVRALKKQPRLDDEVRFLRSWIEKPLHMGAVMPSGKLLARTMAQYVDIDSTGPVIELGPGTGAITNALVEHGVDQKRLVLVEYNPSFCALLRERYPQATIVQGDAYRLRDTLWDVLPEPATAVVSGLPLVTKPMLTRMKLIRDSFNLLEPGAPFVQLTYSVAPPIPKSLPGVATEASERIWMNIPPARVWVYRKG, from the coding sequence ATGGCTTTGCAGTCCACGGTTCGCGCGTTGAAGAAGCAGCCACGTCTGGATGACGAGGTTCGCTTCCTACGTTCCTGGATCGAAAAGCCGCTGCACATGGGTGCGGTGATGCCGTCGGGCAAGTTGCTGGCCCGGACGATGGCGCAATATGTCGACATCGACTCCACCGGACCCGTGATCGAACTGGGGCCCGGCACCGGCGCAATCACCAATGCGCTGGTCGAGCACGGCGTCGATCAGAAGCGCCTGGTGCTCGTCGAATACAATCCGAGCTTCTGCGCCTTGCTGCGCGAACGCTATCCGCAAGCGACGATCGTTCAGGGCGATGCCTATCGGCTGCGCGATACGCTGTGGGACGTGCTGCCCGAGCCGGCCACCGCGGTGGTGTCGGGGCTTCCGCTGGTCACCAAGCCGATGCTGACCCGGATGAAGCTGATCCGCGATTCCTTCAATCTGCTCGAACCCGGCGCGCCTTTCGTGCAGCTCACCTATTCGGTGGCGCCGCCAATTCCGAAATCGCTGCCGGGCGTCGCCACCGAGGCCTCGGAGCGGATCTGGATGAACATCCCGCCCGCCCGGGTCTGGGTCTATCGCAAGGGCTGA
- the dnaJ gene encoding molecular chaperone DnaJ, whose amino-acid sequence MSTTKRCYYETLEVERSADESTLKSAFRKLAMKWHPDRNPGDASSEVRFKEINEAYEILKDGDKRAAYDRYGHAAFEQGMGGGPGFGAGFASSFSDIFEDLFGMAGQRGRGTGRERGADLRYNMEITLEDAYKGKTAQIEIPVSVTCESCSGIGAKAGTKPKTCSTCGGAGRVRQAQGFFTLERTCPSCQGRGQIIEDPCPSCSGSGRVTRERTLSVNIPQGVEDGTRIRLAGEGEAGLRGGPPGDLYIFLSLASHAIFQRDGADLHCRVPISMVTAALGGEFEVPTIERGKTKVKVPSGTQTGRRFRIAGKGMPVLRSRQVGDMYVQVAVETPQNLTKKQQELLAEFEKLSSGATQPEAAGFFSKVKDFFGSRANTP is encoded by the coding sequence ATGTCCACCACCAAGCGTTGCTACTACGAAACCCTTGAAGTCGAGCGTAGCGCCGACGAATCGACGCTCAAAAGCGCTTTCCGCAAGCTCGCGATGAAATGGCATCCGGATCGCAATCCGGGCGATGCGTCGAGCGAAGTCAGGTTCAAGGAAATCAACGAAGCCTACGAAATCCTAAAGGACGGCGACAAGCGCGCCGCCTACGACCGTTACGGTCATGCCGCCTTCGAGCAGGGCATGGGCGGCGGTCCCGGCTTCGGCGCCGGCTTCGCCTCGTCGTTCTCCGATATCTTCGAAGACCTGTTCGGCATGGCCGGACAGCGCGGGCGCGGCACCGGCCGCGAACGCGGCGCCGATCTGCGATACAACATGGAGATCACCCTCGAGGACGCCTACAAGGGCAAGACCGCGCAGATCGAGATCCCGGTCTCGGTCACTTGCGAGTCCTGCTCCGGCATCGGCGCCAAGGCCGGCACCAAGCCGAAAACCTGCTCGACCTGCGGCGGCGCCGGCCGCGTCCGTCAGGCCCAGGGGTTCTTTACGCTGGAGCGGACCTGCCCGAGCTGCCAGGGCCGCGGCCAGATCATCGAGGATCCGTGTCCGTCCTGCTCCGGCTCCGGCCGCGTCACGCGCGAGCGCACCTTGTCCGTCAACATTCCGCAGGGCGTCGAGGACGGCACCCGCATCCGTCTCGCCGGCGAAGGCGAGGCCGGCCTCCGTGGCGGGCCGCCGGGCGATCTCTACATCTTCCTGTCGCTCGCCTCGCACGCCATCTTCCAGCGCGATGGCGCCGATCTGCATTGCCGGGTGCCGATTTCGATGGTGACGGCGGCGCTGGGCGGTGAATTCGAGGTGCCGACGATCGAACGCGGCAAGACCAAGGTGAAGGTGCCGTCAGGCACCCAGACCGGCCGGCGATTCCGCATTGCGGGAAAAGGCATGCCAGTGCTGCGGTCGCGTCAGGTCGGCGACATGTATGTCCAGGTTGCCGTGGAAACGCCGCAGAATCTCACCAAGAAGCAGCAGGAGCTGCTGGCGGAGTTCGAAAAATTATCGTCGGGTGCAACCCAACCCGAGGCCGCGGGTTTCTTCTCCAAGGTCAAGGACTTCTTCGGCTCCCGCGCGAACACTCCCTAA
- the dnaK gene encoding molecular chaperone DnaK, with amino-acid sequence MGKVIGIDLGTTNSCVAVMDGKNSKVIENAEGMRTTPSIVAFSDDGERLVGQPAKRQAVTNPERTFFAVKRLVGRRYDDPMVEKDKKLVPYKIVKASNGDAWVEADGQTYSPSQVSAFILQKMKETAEAHLGQKVDQAVITVPAYFNDAQRQATKDAGKIAGLEVLRIINEPTAAALAYGLDKTKAGTIAVYDLGGGTFDVSILEIGDGVFEVKSTNGDTFLGGEDFDMRLVSYLADEFQKEQGINLRNDKLALQRLKEAAEKAKIELSSTTQTEINLPFITADQSGPKHLTMKLTRAKFEALVDDLVQKTIEPCRKALKDAGLTAGEIGEVVLVGGMTRMPKVQEVVKQLFGKEPHKGVNPDEVVAIGAAIQAGVLQGDVKDVLLLDVTPLSLGIETLGGVFTRIIERNTTIPTKKSQVFSTAEDNQNAVTIRVFQGEREMAADNKILGQFDLMGIPPAPRGMPQIEVTFDIDANGIVNVSAKDKATGKEQQIRIQASGGLSDSDIDKMVKDAEANAAEDKRRREAVDAKNHADALVHSTEKALAEHGSKVAEPERRAIEDALSDLRESLKSDDAEAIKTKTNTLAQASMKLGEAMYTQQAESDAAKHAAKDDIVDADFTEVDDDKNNKKSA; translated from the coding sequence ATGGGAAAGGTCATCGGGATCGATCTCGGCACCACCAATTCGTGCGTCGCCGTCATGGACGGCAAGAATTCCAAGGTCATTGAGAACGCAGAGGGCATGCGCACGACCCCCTCGATCGTCGCATTCAGCGACGACGGAGAGCGGCTGGTCGGTCAGCCCGCCAAGCGCCAGGCCGTCACCAATCCCGAGCGCACCTTCTTCGCCGTGAAGCGCCTCGTCGGCCGTCGCTACGACGACCCGATGGTCGAGAAGGACAAGAAGCTCGTTCCCTACAAGATCGTCAAAGCCTCCAATGGCGACGCCTGGGTCGAGGCCGACGGCCAGACCTATTCGCCCTCGCAGGTTTCCGCCTTCATTCTGCAGAAGATGAAGGAGACCGCGGAAGCGCATCTCGGCCAGAAGGTCGATCAGGCGGTGATCACCGTCCCCGCTTACTTCAACGACGCCCAGCGTCAGGCCACCAAGGACGCCGGCAAGATCGCCGGCCTCGAAGTGTTGCGCATCATCAACGAGCCGACCGCGGCTGCGCTGGCCTACGGCCTCGACAAGACCAAGGCCGGCACCATCGCGGTCTACGACCTCGGCGGCGGCACCTTCGACGTCTCGATCCTGGAGATCGGCGACGGCGTGTTCGAAGTGAAGTCAACCAATGGCGACACCTTCCTCGGCGGTGAAGACTTCGACATGCGTCTGGTCAGCTACCTCGCCGACGAATTCCAGAAGGAGCAGGGCATCAACCTGCGCAACGACAAGCTGGCGCTGCAGCGGCTCAAGGAAGCCGCCGAGAAGGCCAAGATCGAGCTGTCGTCGACCACCCAGACAGAGATCAACCTGCCGTTCATCACCGCGGACCAGTCCGGTCCGAAGCATCTGACCATGAAGCTGACCCGCGCCAAGTTCGAAGCGCTGGTCGACGATCTGGTGCAGAAGACGATTGAACCTTGCCGCAAGGCGCTGAAGGATGCCGGCCTCACCGCCGGCGAGATCGGCGAAGTGGTGCTGGTCGGCGGCATGACCCGCATGCCGAAGGTCCAGGAAGTGGTGAAGCAGTTGTTCGGCAAGGAGCCGCACAAGGGCGTCAACCCTGACGAAGTGGTGGCGATCGGCGCCGCGATTCAGGCCGGCGTGCTGCAGGGCGACGTCAAGGACGTGCTGCTGCTCGACGTCACCCCGCTGTCGCTGGGCATCGAGACGCTGGGTGGCGTGTTCACCCGGATCATCGAGCGCAACACCACGATCCCGACCAAGAAGAGCCAGGTGTTCTCGACCGCGGAGGACAATCAGAACGCGGTCACCATCCGGGTCTTCCAGGGCGAGCGCGAAATGGCGGCCGACAACAAGATCCTCGGCCAGTTCGACCTGATGGGGATTCCGCCCGCGCCGCGCGGCATGCCGCAGATCGAGGTGACGTTCGACATCGACGCCAACGGCATCGTCAACGTCTCGGCCAAGGATAAGGCGACCGGCAAGGAGCAGCAGATCCGCATCCAGGCGTCGGGCGGTCTGTCGGATTCCGACATCGACAAGATGGTCAAGGACGCCGAAGCCAACGCCGCCGAGGACAAGCGCCGCCGCGAAGCGGTCGACGCCAAGAACCATGCCGATGCGCTGGTGCATTCCACCGAGAAGGCGCTGGCCGAGCACGGTTCGAAGGTCGCGGAGCCGGAGCGCCGCGCCATCGAGGACGCACTCAGCGATCTGCGCGAGTCGCTCAAGAGCGACGATGCCGAGGCGATCAAGACCAAGACCAACACGCTGGCGCAGGCCTCAATGAAGCTCGGCGAAGCGATGTACACGCAGCAGGCGGAGTCCGACGCGGCCAAGCACGCCGCCAAGGACGACATCGTCGACGCCGACTTCACCGAAGTCGACGACGACAAGAACAACAAGAAGTCAGCCTAA
- the grpE gene encoding nucleotide exchange factor GrpE yields MTDSNGPKDHNQDEAQAAADPVVSKPYIMPDDPEEGANEALVKEAAEARDKMLRTLAEMENLRRRTQKEVADARTYGVSAFARDVLEIADNLQRALDAVPAEARANADAGLKGLIEGVELTERSLINALEKNGVRKFDPQGEKFDPNFQQAMYEVPDPSVPAGTVVQVVQAGFMIGERVLRPALVGVSKGGAKQAPAAANGTDTSA; encoded by the coding sequence ATGACCGATTCCAACGGACCGAAGGACCACAACCAGGACGAGGCGCAGGCAGCCGCCGATCCGGTGGTTTCCAAGCCGTACATCATGCCGGACGACCCGGAAGAAGGTGCGAACGAAGCGCTCGTCAAGGAAGCCGCCGAGGCGCGCGACAAGATGCTGCGCACGCTGGCCGAAATGGAGAATCTGCGTCGCCGGACTCAGAAGGAAGTCGCCGATGCGCGGACCTACGGCGTCTCGGCTTTCGCCCGCGACGTGCTCGAGATCGCCGACAATCTGCAGCGCGCGCTCGACGCCGTGCCGGCCGAAGCTCGTGCCAATGCGGATGCCGGGCTCAAGGGACTGATCGAGGGCGTCGAACTCACCGAGCGGTCGCTGATCAACGCGCTGGAAAAGAATGGCGTCCGGAAGTTCGATCCGCAGGGCGAGAAGTTCGATCCGAACTTCCAGCAGGCGATGTACGAAGTTCCGGATCCGTCGGTGCCCGCCGGCACCGTGGTGCAGGTGGTGCAGGCCGGTTTCATGATCGGCGAGCGCGTGCTGCGCCCGGCGCTGGTCGGCGTTTCGAAGGGCGGCGCGAAGCAGGCTCCCGCGGCGGCCAACGGCACCGACACCAGCGCCTGA
- the hrcA gene encoding heat-inducible transcriptional repressor HrcA, protein MAHHEPIGLIAPNTGLAQLNERSRDIFRQIVESYLATGEPVGSRNISRLISMPLSPASVRNVMADLEQLGLIYAPHTSAGRLPTELGLRFFVDALMQVGDLTEPERQSIQAQLSSVGRAQTVEAALGEALTRLSGLTRAAAVVLTAKSNVRLKHIEFVRLEPERALVILVAEDGQVENRVLALPPGVPSSALTEASNFLNARIRGRTLAESRLELETMLSQDRTELDQLTQKVISAGIASWSGGDGEDRQLIVRGHANLLGDLHALEDLERVRRLFDDLETKRGVVDLLGRAESAEGVRIFIGSENKLFSLSGSSTIIAPYSDGAGHIVGVLGVIGPTRLNYARVIPMVDYTARIVSQMLGG, encoded by the coding sequence TTGGCTCATCATGAACCGATCGGCCTGATCGCGCCCAATACCGGACTGGCGCAGCTCAACGAGCGCTCGCGGGATATCTTTCGGCAGATCGTCGAAAGCTACCTCGCGACCGGGGAGCCGGTGGGCTCGCGCAATATCTCGCGGCTGATTTCGATGCCGCTGTCGCCGGCCTCGGTGCGCAACGTCATGGCCGATCTGGAGCAGCTCGGCCTGATCTACGCGCCGCACACCTCGGCCGGCCGGCTGCCGACCGAACTCGGCCTGCGCTTCTTCGTCGATGCGCTGATGCAGGTCGGCGACCTGACCGAGCCGGAGCGGCAGTCGATCCAGGCGCAGCTCTCGTCCGTCGGGCGGGCACAGACCGTCGAGGCCGCGCTCGGCGAAGCGCTGACCCGGCTGTCCGGCCTGACGCGGGCGGCCGCGGTGGTGCTGACCGCCAAATCCAACGTCCGGCTCAAGCATATCGAATTCGTCCGGCTGGAGCCGGAGCGCGCACTGGTGATCCTGGTGGCCGAAGACGGCCAGGTCGAAAATCGCGTGCTGGCATTGCCGCCCGGCGTGCCGTCGTCGGCGCTGACCGAGGCGTCGAACTTCCTCAACGCCCGGATCCGCGGCCGGACGCTGGCCGAATCGCGGCTCGAACTGGAAACCATGCTGTCGCAGGATCGCACCGAGCTCGATCAGCTCACCCAGAAGGTGATCTCGGCCGGAATCGCGAGCTGGTCGGGCGGCGACGGCGAGGATCGCCAGCTGATCGTGCGCGGCCACGCCAATCTGCTGGGGGATCTGCACGCGCTGGAAGATCTCGAACGGGTCCGGCGGCTGTTCGACGATCTCGAAACCAAGCGCGGGGTCGTCGATCTGCTCGGGCGCGCCGAGAGCGCCGAGGGCGTGAGGATCTTCATCGGCTCGGAGAACAAGCTGTTCTCGCTGTCCGGCTCCTCGACCATCATTGCGCCCTACAGCGACGGCGCCGGCCACATCGTCGGCGTGCTGGGCGTGATCGGTCCGACCCGGCTGAACTACGCGCGGGTGATCCCGATGGTCGACTACACCGCGCGTATCGTCAGCCAGATGCTGGGCGGCTGA
- the rph gene encoding ribonuclease PH, with translation MRPSRRAPDELRAVSLERGVVKYAEGSCLVKFGDTHVLVTATLEERLPPWLKGQGRGWVTAEYGMLPRATLERTRREAAAGKQNGRTVEIQRLIGRSLRTIVDLQALGERQITVDCDVLQADGGTRTASITGAWVALADCLAWMKTRNMLKGNVMRDNVAAISCGIYNGTPVLDLDYAEDSEAETDANFVMTGDGRIVEVQGTAEKTPFSQDEFLALMALAQKGVARLVELQKMAVA, from the coding sequence ATGCGGCCAAGCCGCCGTGCGCCCGATGAATTGCGCGCCGTTTCGCTGGAGCGAGGCGTCGTGAAATACGCCGAAGGCTCCTGCCTGGTTAAATTCGGCGACACCCATGTGCTGGTGACGGCGACCCTCGAAGAACGGCTGCCGCCATGGTTGAAGGGCCAGGGCCGCGGCTGGGTGACGGCCGAATACGGCATGCTGCCCCGCGCCACGCTGGAACGCACCCGGCGCGAGGCCGCGGCCGGCAAGCAGAACGGCCGCACCGTCGAGATCCAGCGCCTGATCGGCCGCTCGCTGCGCACCATCGTCGACCTGCAGGCGCTCGGCGAGCGCCAGATCACGGTCGATTGCGATGTGCTGCAGGCCGACGGCGGCACAAGGACCGCCTCGATCACCGGTGCCTGGGTGGCGCTGGCCGACTGCCTCGCCTGGATGAAGACCCGCAACATGCTCAAGGGAAATGTGATGCGCGACAACGTCGCCGCGATCTCCTGCGGCATCTACAATGGCACGCCGGTGCTCGATCTCGACTACGCCGAGGATTCCGAGGCCGAGACTGATGCCAACTTCGTCATGACCGGTGACGGCCGGATCGTCGAGGTGCAGGGCACCGCCGAGAAGACCCCGTTCTCGCAGGACGAGTTCCTGGCGCTGATGGCGCTGGCGCAGAAAGGCGTGGCGCGGCTGGTCGAGCTGCAGAAAATGGCGGTGGCGTGA